The window GCCTGCCGCCCGCGCCCGGAGACGCTGCCCCAAAGCCGTGTTTCTGCGGCCCGACTTTCCGAGATATCGGCGCGAGTCGGAGGAGATCTTCAAGATCTTTCGGCAGTTCACGCAGGTGGTTCAGCCGGTCTCGATCGACGAAGCCTACCTCGACGTCTCCGATGTGTGGCGAGGTTACGGCAGCGCGACCGCTCTGGCCGGAGAGCTCCGCGCCCGAGTGCTCGTCCAGCGAGCCCTGACCGTCAGCGTAGGTGTCGCGCCCAATCGCCTGGTGGCCAAAATCGCCTCCGACTACGACAAGCCCGATGGCCTGACCGTGATCTCGCCGCGCCGGGTGCAGCGCTTTCTGGATCCACTACCGATCCGCAAGTTGCCCGGTGTCGGTCCGGTTACCGAGAAAAAGCTCATCGGCCACGGCTTCGAGACCATTTCCGACTTGCGCCGCGAGAGTCGAGCCAGCCTCGAAGGGCTCCTGGGGAGCTACGGTGCGGCGCTCTTCCGCTACTGCCGCGGTATCGACGAGCGACCGGTGCGCCTCGAGCGCGAGCGCAAGAGCCTCAGTTCGGAGAGTACTTTCGCCCGC is drawn from bacterium and contains these coding sequences:
- the dinB gene encoding DNA polymerase IV; this translates as MTADSLDRRILHCDMDCFYAAVHMRDEPPLRGKPVVIGGSPEGRGVVAAASYEARAFGIRSAMPAARARRRCPKAVFLRPDFPRYRRESEEIFKIFRQFTQVVQPVSIDEAYLDVSDVWRGYGSATALAGELRARVLVQRALTVSVGVAPNRLVAKIASDYDKPDGLTVISPRRVQRFLDPLPIRKLPGVGPVTEKKLIGHGFETISDLRRESRASLEGLLGSYGAALFRYCRGIDERPVRLERERKSLSSESTFARDLGSVEDVRAEVNRLAEGVAASLGKRELSAGTITI